Proteins from a single region of Phycisphaeraceae bacterium D3-23:
- a CDS encoding tetratricopeptide repeat protein, giving the protein MAKSGMTQYTTKCLSDLAANYAADPTSVTSALTLLLTGGGVLAAGTVAAPGLFLLAGFLGLHGAAHLCHKREKSESEAAIRAFLDKLFASLESDIADIDALLTEVFIGQGIEAEDLRQRLLFIGEVVKNTDAASEDTHARVQRIEQLLETQTQQAAHFTQVIQASPKLHADYARQLDFLDFAVELLYLQGEQASDEREAIDERQEARLLSMEARLRATFESTTKTPGTDPTQVVYPPEVLEAAQELSERGDKEQQALADIIKKRHKEANAIVDDLLANPLAETFRLLTLKGDNWYAAGAYDQAIAPYETALSLRPESVSAGNNVIIAHAQARLGDISAHQHRAIAVAESILSRVPAKSTDWATTQNNLGMAWADMPIGDRAENLGRAIQAFEQALEVYTRDAHPVAWAATQNNLGIAWANMPTGDGAENLGRAIQAYEQALEVRTRAAHPAAWATTQNNLGITWGKMPTGDRAENLGRAIQAFEQALEVYTRAAHPADWATTQNNLGIAWADMPTGDRAENLGRAIQAYEQALEVRTRDAHPADWATTQNNLGTAWGKMPTGDRAENLGRAIQAFEQALEVRTRDAHPADWATTQNNLGIAWANMPTGDRAENLGRAIQAFEQALEVYTRAAHPADWAATQNNLGNAWRNMPTGDRAENLGRAIQAYEQALEVRTRDAHPAAWAATQNNLGIVWADLAEVAGEDRCDRLRQAIACSKAALQVRTAAAFPRGHAATQKNMAIDRNAYESMGCAAGDTGVAFEDIPPAT; this is encoded by the coding sequence ATGGCCAAGTCCGGGATGACGCAGTACACCACCAAATGCCTAAGTGACTTGGCCGCCAACTACGCCGCCGACCCTACCTCCGTCACCAGCGCGCTGACACTGCTCCTGACCGGCGGCGGGGTCCTCGCTGCGGGGACTGTGGCCGCCCCGGGCCTGTTCCTGCTGGCGGGGTTCCTCGGCTTGCACGGCGCAGCACACCTCTGCCATAAGCGTGAGAAGAGCGAGTCCGAGGCCGCGATACGCGCCTTCCTCGATAAGCTCTTCGCTTCCCTCGAATCCGACATCGCCGATATCGACGCGCTCCTGACCGAGGTCTTCATCGGTCAGGGCATCGAAGCCGAAGACCTCCGCCAACGCCTGCTCTTCATCGGCGAGGTCGTCAAGAACACCGACGCCGCCAGTGAAGACACCCACGCCCGGGTGCAGCGCATCGAACAATTGCTCGAGACACAAACGCAGCAAGCCGCGCACTTCACCCAAGTCATTCAGGCAAGCCCGAAGCTGCATGCCGATTACGCCAGGCAGTTGGACTTCCTCGACTTCGCCGTCGAGCTGCTCTACCTCCAAGGCGAGCAGGCGAGCGATGAACGCGAGGCGATCGACGAACGGCAAGAAGCGAGACTCTTGAGCATGGAGGCCCGCCTTCGCGCCACGTTCGAATCCACCACCAAGACCCCCGGCACCGACCCGACCCAGGTCGTCTACCCCCCGGAAGTCCTCGAAGCCGCCCAGGAGCTCAGCGAGCGGGGCGACAAGGAACAACAGGCCCTGGCCGACATCATCAAGAAGCGGCACAAAGAAGCCAACGCGATCGTCGACGACCTGCTGGCCAACCCGCTGGCCGAGACCTTCCGCCTGCTGACCCTCAAGGGCGATAACTGGTACGCCGCCGGCGCGTATGACCAAGCGATCGCCCCCTACGAGACCGCGCTGTCCCTCCGTCCCGAAAGTGTTTCGGCGGGCAACAACGTCATCATCGCCCACGCCCAGGCCCGACTCGGCGACATCTCGGCCCACCAACACCGAGCGATCGCCGTCGCCGAGTCGATCCTGTCGCGTGTCCCCGCAAAGTCAACCGACTGGGCGACGACGCAGAACAACCTCGGTATGGCATGGGCAGACATGCCGATCGGCGACCGTGCCGAGAACCTGGGCCGCGCGATCCAGGCCTTCGAGCAGGCGCTGGAGGTCTACACCCGAGACGCCCACCCGGTGGCTTGGGCGGCGACGCAGAACAACCTCGGCATCGCATGGGCAAACATGCCGACCGGCGACGGCGCCGAGAACCTGGGCCGGGCGATCCAGGCCTACGAACAGGCGCTGGAGGTCCGCACCCGAGCCGCCCACCCGGCGGCTTGGGCGACGACGCAGAACAACCTCGGCATCACATGGGGAAAAATGCCGACCGGCGACCGCGCCGAGAACCTGGGCCGGGCGATCCAGGCCTTCGAGCAGGCGCTGGAGGTCTACACCCGAGCCGCCCACCCGGCGGACTGGGCGACGACGCAGAACAACCTCGGCATCGCATGGGCAGACATGCCGACCGGCGACCGTGCCGAGAACCTGGGCCGCGCGATCCAGGCCTACGAGCAGGCGCTGGAGGTCCGCACCCGAGACGCCCACCCGGCGGACTGGGCGACGACGCAGAACAACCTCGGCACCGCATGGGGAAAAATGCCGACCGGCGACCGCGCCGAGAACCTGGGCCGGGCGATCCAGGCCTTCGAGCAGGCGCTGGAGGTCCGCACCCGAGACGCCCACCCGGCGGACTGGGCGACGACGCAGAACAACCTCGGCATCGCATGGGCAAACATGCCGACCGGCGACCGCGCCGAGAACCTGGGCCGGGCGATCCAGGCCTTCGAGCAGGCGCTGGAGGTCTACACCAGAGCCGCCCACCCGGCGGACTGGGCGGCGACGCAGAACAACCTCGGCAACGCATGGCGGAACATGCCGACCGGCGACCGCGCCGAGAACCTGGGCCGCGCGATCCAGGCCTACGAGCAGGCGCTGGAGGTCCGCACCCGAGACGCCCACCCGGCGGCCTGGGCGGCGACGCAGAACAACCTCGGCATCGTATGGGCGGATTTAGCAGAGGTGGCGGGTGAGGACCGGTGCGACAGACTCCGGCAAGCGATCGCCTGCTCCAAGGCCGCGTTGCAGGTCAGGACCGCTGCAGCTTTCCCGCGCGGGCATGCGGCCACCCAGAAGAACATGGCGATTGATCGCAATGCCTACGAATCAATGGGCTGCGCGGCCGGCGACACCGGGGTCGCCTTTGAGGACATCCCCCCAGCGACCTAG
- a CDS encoding GNAT family N-acetyltransferase encodes MHQAAHWAGTIFSRPWQAEVTAGISKQPATVFLALAGDRLVGFACYDTTALGVAGPVGVDESMRGQGLGQALMLRTMHAMQHAGYAYAAIGAVGPTAFYEKTLAAIPIPNSTPGLYAHRINHPPRNTHHD; translated from the coding sequence ATGCACCAGGCCGCGCACTGGGCCGGCACCATCTTCAGCCGCCCCTGGCAGGCCGAAGTCACCGCAGGCATCTCCAAACAACCCGCCACCGTCTTCCTCGCCCTCGCCGGCGACCGGCTCGTCGGCTTCGCCTGCTACGACACCACCGCCCTCGGCGTCGCCGGCCCCGTCGGCGTCGACGAATCCATGCGCGGCCAAGGCCTCGGCCAGGCCCTCATGCTCCGCACCATGCACGCCATGCAACACGCCGGCTACGCCTACGCCGCCATCGGCGCCGTCGGCCCCACCGCCTTCTACGAAAAAACCTTAGCCGCCATCCCCATCCCAAACTCCACCCCCGGCCTCTACGCCCACCGCATCAACCACCCCCCCCGAAACACCCACCACGACTAA
- a CDS encoding acyl-CoA desaturase translates to MDTPSPQTAPTIDHDIEVTLSARITNLLGVTVPLAALVVAIVLLWGWAFEWQYLVIMAGMYLVTGFGITIGYHRLFTHKSFRTPRPIAALLAIMGAMAAEGSLMQWVSAHRLHHQHSDHEGDPHSPHLHGNSLVAALKGMWHAHIGWALKKRKDENTGRNTRDLNKDPWLRFVNRLFPVWVGLGLLIPAVLGGLMTMSWMGVLLGFLWGGLVRVLMVHHVTWSINSVCHIWGARPYESKDHSRNNVIFGILALGEGWHNNHHAFPSSPRHGLSWWQFDASYVVIRAMKLVGLASDLRVPHADKQAQLRR, encoded by the coding sequence ATGGACACCCCCTCTCCGCAGACGGCCCCGACGATCGATCACGACATCGAGGTGACGCTGTCCGCACGCATCACCAACCTCCTGGGCGTCACCGTCCCCCTCGCCGCGCTCGTCGTCGCGATCGTGCTGCTTTGGGGCTGGGCTTTCGAGTGGCAGTACTTGGTCATCATGGCGGGGATGTACCTCGTGACGGGGTTTGGCATCACGATCGGCTACCACCGGCTGTTCACCCACAAGAGCTTCCGCACGCCTCGGCCGATCGCGGCGCTGCTTGCGATCATGGGCGCGATGGCCGCGGAGGGCTCGCTCATGCAGTGGGTCTCGGCCCATCGGCTGCACCACCAGCACTCTGACCACGAGGGCGACCCGCACTCGCCGCACCTGCACGGCAACAGCCTGGTCGCGGCGCTCAAAGGCATGTGGCACGCGCACATCGGCTGGGCGCTGAAGAAGCGGAAGGATGAAAACACGGGGCGCAACACCCGCGACCTCAACAAAGACCCGTGGCTGCGATTTGTGAATCGGCTCTTCCCCGTGTGGGTCGGCTTGGGGCTGCTCATCCCCGCGGTGCTCGGCGGGCTGATGACGATGAGCTGGATGGGCGTGCTGCTGGGCTTTCTTTGGGGCGGGCTGGTGCGGGTGCTGATGGTGCATCACGTGACGTGGAGCATCAACTCGGTGTGTCACATCTGGGGCGCTCGGCCCTACGAGAGCAAGGACCACAGCCGCAACAACGTGATCTTCGGGATCCTCGCGCTGGGCGAGGGCTGGCACAACAACCACCACGCGTTCCCCTCGTCGCCGAGGCACGGGCTGAGCTGGTGGCAGTTTGATGCGAGCTATGTGGTGATCCGCGCGATGAAGTTGGTGGGGTTAGCGAGCGACCTGCGCGTGCCGCACGCGGACAAGCAGGCGCAGCTCCGGCGGTGA
- a CDS encoding PEP-CTERM sorting domain-containing protein: protein MEASRPPTAEASRATAPGRSPPTSPTTSATPAQFQNASFASSHGSTGIWYKSFGGLTNGSTLTAESILIQSLAAPLDGNYTLTFDAARDVNFLADEWYVALAANTAGGGQQDTIDLLTAPMPAGSFITSGTQFTLSLNSVEAGDTLSVFAVMSGGQDAGTNPQSAFLDNFDLVHTNVPEPGSAALLALGTLALTRRRR, encoded by the coding sequence ATGGAAGCTTCGAGGCCGCCAACAGCGGAGGCATCACGAGCAACAGCCCCTGGTCGCTCTCCTCCAACATCGCCAACAACCTCGGCCACGCCGGCGCAGTTCCAGAACGCGAGCTTCGCCTCCAGCCACGGCTCCACCGGCATCTGGTACAAGTCCTTCGGTGGCCTGACCAACGGCAGCACCCTCACCGCCGAGTCGATCCTCATCCAGAGCCTCGCCGCCCCCCTCGACGGCAACTACACCCTGACCTTCGACGCCGCGCGTGATGTCAACTTCCTCGCCGACGAGTGGTACGTCGCGCTCGCCGCCAATACCGCCGGCGGCGGGCAGCAGGACACCATCGACCTGTTGACCGCCCCCATGCCCGCCGGCAGCTTCATCACGTCAGGCACCCAGTTCACCCTCTCCCTCAATAGCGTAGAGGCCGGCGACACCCTCAGCGTCTTCGCCGTCATGTCCGGCGGCCAAGACGCCGGAACCAACCCCCAGTCCGCCTTCCTGGACAACTTCGACCTGGTCCACACCAACGTCCCCGAGCCCGGCTCCGCCGCACTCCTGGCCCTCGGCACCCTCGCCCTCACCCGACGTCGCCGCTGA
- a CDS encoding peptidoglycan recognition family protein, which translates to MMALRLGGWVLVLVLSLGVLGCASARPGEPLVRSGDEIVVAGQLFHTGTPVVLWMDPGGYDAYRVEDRFNARGEHDWDAIKDDTDTPNRYGLRGERTMSDEDFERLRGGGWSLDELREKVDLFVIHYDVCGTSETCFDVLHDHRCLSVHFMLDIDGTIYQTLDVKERAWHASQANDRAIGIEIANIGAYPPNGNDTLAKWYAPDDSGRARITLPHARGDGGVRTDGFVGYPLRPEPVLGSIHGRALEMYDLTPEQYDALIKLTATLAEVFPNIPLTYPADGLGRPRYDVLTEDEYASYQGLIGHYHLTAGKIDPGPAFQWEYVTEEARQLLGRRRVESRLTGGEE; encoded by the coding sequence ATGATGGCTTTACGCTTGGGTGGTTGGGTCTTGGTGCTTGTGTTGTCTTTGGGTGTGTTAGGTTGTGCCTCGGCGCGGCCCGGCGAGCCGTTGGTGCGGAGCGGGGATGAGATTGTGGTGGCGGGTCAGCTGTTCCACACGGGCACGCCGGTGGTGTTGTGGATGGACCCGGGCGGGTACGACGCGTACCGGGTGGAGGACCGCTTCAATGCGCGGGGCGAGCACGACTGGGACGCGATCAAGGACGACACGGACACGCCCAACCGCTACGGGCTGCGCGGCGAGCGGACGATGTCGGATGAAGACTTCGAGCGTCTGCGTGGCGGGGGGTGGTCGCTCGACGAGCTGCGTGAGAAGGTCGATCTGTTTGTGATCCACTACGACGTGTGCGGGACGTCGGAGACGTGCTTCGATGTGCTGCACGACCACCGCTGTCTGTCGGTGCACTTTATGCTCGATATTGATGGCACGATCTATCAGACGCTCGACGTTAAGGAGCGGGCGTGGCACGCGAGCCAGGCCAACGACCGGGCGATCGGGATCGAGATCGCGAACATCGGCGCGTATCCGCCGAACGGGAACGACACGCTGGCGAAGTGGTATGCGCCGGATGATTCGGGGCGGGCGCGGATTACGCTGCCGCATGCGCGGGGGGATGGGGGCGTGCGGACGGACGGGTTTGTGGGGTATCCGCTGCGTCCCGAGCCGGTCTTGGGGAGTATCCACGGCCGGGCGCTTGAGATGTATGACCTGACGCCCGAGCAGTACGATGCGCTCATCAAGCTGACGGCGACGCTGGCGGAGGTGTTCCCCAATATCCCGCTGACGTACCCGGCGGACGGGCTGGGCCGGCCGCGGTATGACGTGCTGACGGAGGACGAGTACGCCTCGTATCAAGGGCTGATCGGGCACTACCACCTGACGGCGGGGAAGATTGATCCGGGGCCGGCGTTTCAGTGGGAGTATGTGACGGAGGAGGCGCGGCAGCTGCTGGGCCGGCGGCGGGTGGAGTCGCGGTTGACGGGCGGGGAGGAGTAG
- a CDS encoding serine hydrolase, whose amino-acid sequence MPTSRRKQIIWTLRIVMPIIAIVCLVVFVPWAGVWAWLAPLPDTVQEQVDDAAGHGLDGIIVYVDRPGQPPALYAAGWKDRDARVPADAHALFKIASISKLYIAAAAANLIAEERLDPDAALADLLPQFADRIANADRITLRMMLQHRSGIPNFTDLDGFDWSKHQTDPADNLKLALDQPADFAPDAQRSYSNTNYLLIGMILDDTLGVPHQDYIRDELLAPLGLTHTFASLDDVDPADVASGYHHRIDDDMKPLAFATPGGSMVATAQDVGQFLRALQDGSLLGDEATAVYTTLYDLEHSGWLPGYYSIARYLPERDAVVIQLVSSTGDESELVANVTYNRILRILDND is encoded by the coding sequence TTGCCTACCAGCCGCCGTAAGCAAATCATCTGGACCTTGCGTATCGTCATGCCGATTATCGCGATCGTCTGCCTGGTCGTCTTTGTGCCCTGGGCCGGCGTCTGGGCGTGGCTCGCGCCGCTGCCCGACACCGTGCAGGAGCAGGTCGACGACGCGGCCGGGCACGGGCTCGACGGCATCATCGTCTACGTCGACCGCCCCGGCCAGCCCCCCGCCCTCTACGCCGCCGGCTGGAAGGACCGCGACGCCCGCGTCCCCGCCGACGCACACGCCCTCTTCAAGATCGCCAGCATCAGCAAGCTCTACATCGCCGCCGCCGCCGCCAACCTCATCGCCGAGGAACGGCTCGACCCCGACGCCGCCCTCGCCGACCTCCTCCCCCAATTCGCCGACCGCATCGCCAACGCCGACCGCATCACCCTCCGCATGATGCTCCAGCACCGCAGCGGCATCCCCAACTTCACCGACCTCGACGGCTTCGACTGGTCCAAACACCAGACCGACCCCGCCGACAACCTCAAACTCGCCCTCGACCAGCCCGCCGACTTCGCCCCCGACGCCCAGCGCAGCTACTCCAACACCAACTACCTCCTGATCGGCATGATCCTCGACGACACCCTCGGCGTCCCCCACCAGGACTACATCCGCGACGAGCTCCTCGCACCGCTCGGCCTGACACACACCTTCGCCTCCCTCGACGATGTCGATCCCGCCGACGTCGCCAGCGGCTACCACCACCGCATCGACGACGACATGAAACCCCTCGCCTTCGCCACGCCCGGCGGCTCCATGGTCGCCACCGCGCAAGACGTCGGACAATTCCTACGCGCCCTCCAAGACGGCTCGCTCCTCGGCGACGAAGCCACCGCCGTCTACACCACACTCTACGACCTTGAACACTCCGGCTGGCTGCCCGGCTACTACAGCATCGCCCGCTACCTCCCCGAACGCGACGCCGTCGTCATCCAACTCGTCAGCTCCACCGGCGACGAATCCGAACTCGTCGCCAACGTCACCTACAACCGAATCCTCCGCATCCTCGACAACGACTAA
- a CDS encoding GNAT family N-acetyltransferase, with amino-acid sequence MRKVDPQSRGVEIGVRPATPEDFAFIDALHKAEADKVGFMPAQAIRKRIEEGNILVAEATEMSKGRMANVEQERPAEGDSTFVHSGFDIAAEAVRGEGPRGAGAEGPSGGTQGTADPQHSAPRPLDPSTPTPVGYCMGVDRYQKRSELGIIYHMAVLPAYRRMNVAAALLQAQFEKSAYGCRLYCCWCRQSLEANRFWEAMGFVPLAFRAAGRTTVQKIEKKTGSTKGAVHIFWQKPVRAADVAQAREGNFRGWWYPYETNGGAMMESRVVLPLPPEVQWDEATPVVLPGAERRAAETRLLEEKLDEVAQLEKEAKKAGRRGSRKNAKGPRGGAGAKGNGVSRLGRAPRAVVGYGFGAGSGFGQPPEAPEPPEVVKPSDAAVAAECAAREAALLRIQEEKDAAKQALKQAQRKSDPELVAFARDLRDRWQECVWRSSRGC; translated from the coding sequence TTGCGCAAGGTTGACCCGCAGTCGCGCGGTGTGGAGATCGGCGTCCGGCCGGCGACGCCCGAGGACTTTGCGTTTATCGATGCGCTGCATAAGGCGGAGGCCGACAAGGTCGGGTTCATGCCGGCGCAGGCGATCCGCAAGCGGATCGAAGAGGGGAACATTCTCGTGGCTGAAGCCACGGAAATGTCGAAGGGACGAATGGCGAATGTCGAACAAGAACGGCCGGCGGAGGGTGATTCGACATTCGTGCATTCGGGTTTCGACATTGCGGCGGAGGCGGTGCGTGGGGAGGGGCCGAGGGGCGCAGGGGCCGAGGGGCCAAGTGGGGGAACCCAAGGCACTGCCGATCCACAACACTCGGCCCCACGGCCCCTTGACCCCTCGACCCCTACGCCCGTCGGCTATTGCATGGGCGTGGACCGCTATCAGAAGCGGAGCGAGCTGGGGATCATCTACCACATGGCGGTGCTGCCCGCGTATCGGCGGATGAACGTCGCGGCGGCGCTGCTGCAGGCGCAGTTTGAGAAGTCGGCGTATGGGTGTCGGCTGTACTGTTGCTGGTGCAGGCAGTCGCTGGAGGCGAATCGGTTCTGGGAGGCGATGGGGTTTGTGCCGTTGGCGTTCCGCGCGGCGGGGCGGACGACGGTCCAGAAGATCGAGAAGAAGACGGGGAGCACGAAGGGGGCGGTGCATATCTTCTGGCAGAAGCCGGTGCGGGCGGCGGATGTTGCGCAGGCACGCGAAGGCAACTTCCGGGGGTGGTGGTATCCGTACGAGACGAATGGGGGGGCGATGATGGAGAGCCGGGTGGTCTTGCCGTTGCCGCCGGAAGTGCAGTGGGATGAGGCGACGCCGGTGGTGCTGCCGGGGGCGGAGCGTCGTGCGGCGGAGACGCGGTTGTTGGAAGAGAAGCTGGATGAAGTTGCGCAGCTCGAGAAGGAGGCGAAGAAGGCGGGGCGGAGGGGGAGCCGGAAAAACGCCAAGGGGCCAAGGGGGGGAGCGGGAGCCAAGGGGAACGGGGTAAGTCGTCTGGGTCGGGCGCCGCGGGCGGTGGTGGGTTATGGGTTTGGGGCGGGGAGTGGGTTTGGTCAGCCCCCGGAAGCCCCGGAACCCCCGGAAGTGGTGAAGCCGAGCGATGCGGCGGTCGCGGCGGAGTGTGCGGCGCGTGAGGCGGCGTTGTTGCGGATCCAGGAAGAAAAGGATGCGGCGAAGCAGGCGCTCAAGCAGGCGCAGCGGAAGAGCGACCCGGAGCTTGTGGCGTTTGCGCGGGACCTTCGTGACCGTTGGCAGGAGTGTGTGTGGCGGAGCAGCCGGGGATGCTGA